A window of the Lolium perenne isolate Kyuss_39 chromosome 7, Kyuss_2.0, whole genome shotgun sequence genome harbors these coding sequences:
- the LOC127315801 gene encoding uncharacterized protein — MATLASGTNTTMAVVMLVLILIIVSSFSVAVVADAKFIARVCKNIEETNGHCVEVLRSDPRSFNATSTRDLASISLDIATSTRRDIAKGIDDEASQHDERSPIGEALIDCASYYAYAEQPLEDARESFDKGAYREAMDGAGEAEEAGDRCEQAFSDRELASVVAALDERMNQRCDVAALLIDLLFVT, encoded by the coding sequence ATGGCAACGCTAGCCTCCGGCACCAACACCACCATGGCCGTCGTcatgctcgtcctcatcctcATCATCGTCTCCTCCTTCTCCGTCGCCGTTGTGGCAGACGCCAAGTTCATCGCGCGGGTATGCAAGAACATCGAGGAGACCAACGGCCACTGCGTGGAGGTGCTGAGAAGCGACCCGCGGAGCTTCAACGCGACGTCGACGCGCGACCTCGCCAGCATCAGCCTCGACATCGCCACCTCCACCCGGAGGGACATCGCCAAGGGCATCGACGACGAGGCGAGCCAGCACGACGAGCGCTCCCCGATCGGGGAGGCCCTGATCGACTGCGCCAGCTACTACGCCTATGCCGAGCAGCCACTCGAGGACGCGCGCGAGAGCTTTGATAAGGGCGCGTACCGCGAAGCAATGGATGGGGCTGGGGAGGCGGAGGAAGCCGGGGACAGGTGCGAGCAGGCCTTCTCCGACAGGGAGCTCGCCTCCGTCGTGGCCGCGCTCGACGAGAGGATGAATCAGCGGTGCGACGTCGCCGCCCTACTCATCGACCTGCTCTTCGTCACCTGA